The window agcacgtTGCGGCCCCGGAGGTTACTCAGGTTGTCCCCGCCGATGACGCGGATCTCACCCGTGGAGTCGTCGTTCTGGGGGAGGATTTGCGTGAGGCGGCTGTGTCATGGGAAGTTTGTGATAGGCTTTTGcggttaaaaaataaataattaaaaaaatgcaGAATAAAGTGCAGGTTAATTCATGTGGGTGTGTTTTTCAGCCTATATAAATTCCACATAACTTTTGCTGAAGGGTGAAGGTATATAGAAATGTCTCAAATCTGTATAAATTCCACATAACTTTTGCTGAAGGGTGAAGGTACATAGAAATGTCTCAAATCTGTATCACTTTAAAAGAAGACAGTATAGAAACATCAGTATTGCTTGAGAGGACCAGAGTATAAACTTAAATCTGCATTACTTAAGACTATAGAAACTCCTTCATTCTATATCAGTTAAAAGGACAAGACGATATAGAAACTTATTGAATCACTTTAAAGAACAAAACTCCTTTAATCTatatcactaaaaaaaaaagaaaggtgaatgCAAGAAAACTAATTTCCACTCACTAGAGAACCAAAGATATGAAGCAGTCAGTTCACAACGAATGGAGAGTGAGATAAAACCATtctttttaacctggtagcagcgacgggccagatttgtgccatgatataaccccccccaaaatagatgatgcataaactgatcacaaatgcattgattatatataatgaaatggcttgcgtgagtgatgattttttctcattattctctcttagaggggcctttaagaaacatgatccccgcagctaccgggttaaattccTCTTCCTAAAGGCAGAACAGGAAGAGCAAATGACCTTTCTCTGAACAACCTAACCACTAACACTGACTCATATCATTGACTATAGTGCCTTTGCTTATTTCTACACAACTCCATACCTTGATCAGTGACTAGTACCTTAGCTCACTCCACTACTCCATGCCTCACCTCATAGCTCTTGAGGCGGATGAAGTCGACATGCAGCGGAACCGAGACAGAGGCATGGAAGCGGCTGAGAGTGGTGAGCTTGTCCAGGAGGTCAGTGTAGAAGCGGTAGCCTCCCTTCAGGACACACAGGGCAGTCAGGGGCTCGTCCTTGATGTCCTGGAAGATGTCCCGCGCCAGCCTCTCGGTCCTGTGGGTTGTGAAGTGTTAGTGAGTTtggaaatgtaaaggaaaaaagtgGTTCTATCTGTATATTTCCATGTCAACCACTTCTATCTCCATAAATGTCTCTAGCTATCTCGTCTTTCATCTCCACATTTCATCTCTCGTCTCCATCTCTCGCCTCCATCCTCCATCCTTCAACTCCATTCTTCATCTCATTTCATCTCACTTATCTCTCATCATCTAACCTCTGACAGACCAAATTGAGCAGTGGAAGAACCTGGACGAAGTAGTTATCCAATCCAAAAACTTATATGACTTTAAATATTGAGTGAGTCGAAACAGAACCTCAAAGGGTGTAGTGCATTTCCTGTAAACCACAACTAAAGTAATACTCGCCTGTCCTGGATGAGGCCCCAAGGGATGAGCACATTCTCCAGGTCTCCCTCGTAGTGCTTGGGAATGCAGAAGTTGGAGAGCGCATAGCCACTGTAGTCATCTGCGATCTGTGGAGAGAAGAGACTTGTGAAATGAAGAAATCCTGATAATCCTGATACTATCAAAACTAGACAGATTGCATAACCATTGTAGATGAGATAACATCCACCCCTTGCAAggcgataaatgagataacctgcaccccctgcATGTCGGTAACCCCAACGGTTGGAGATAAACGGGCAGTGTGACACCGCTTTTTAAGGCAGCGCTCGTGATGCCGacggtagacgtgacccgtacatgtcaaagcagcgcgaaactcgggcgataatgcgcgaaagtcggcatgataagaatttaggactaataagcgtgaaactcgaggatcgcgaaactcgggagggtactgtatactCCTGATAATAACATATACTTCTGAACTAGTTGGAAATAAAGTATATTCCTGATATTTACTGGAACTCCTCTCTAGGATCTAGAAGCACAAGTATTAGACGTATTAGCCCAAGTAGTTCAGTGCGTGACCCAAGTTGTATATTAGTGCTTATCAATCATGTAATGAGTTTAAGAGTCGataggacagacaggcagacacatcTTGCCTCCATGTAAGCAAGCAGAAGAAAACATCCATAGTAGTAGTACAGACAGCCAAGTTGTGTACCAGTATCAGTATTTTATCAGTCATGTAATCAGTTTAAGATTTGATAGGACAAACATCCTACCTCCAAACAATTCATTCAAGCATTTTATCTATCGGCATACATAACCTGTATATATAGGCGACCCTGCTTATTATAAAGTTTGAAAATAAAAGTTGCTGGTGAGATCACTAGTGGAAAAATCACGGCATATGATCACGAAATCAGAGAGGACAAACCCTATCTTACTGTGAATAGGCAACCCTGCTTATTATAACGTGACCATGAGTGACCTCAGTGCTAATTAaagataaggggaaaaaaagttgCTGGTGAAATCGAGGTGGAAAATCACGATGCTCACGAATTTAAAGAGATCAAACCCTATCTTACTGTAAATAGGCGACCATGCTTATTAAAACGTGATCATGGGTGACTTCATTGCTAAAACTAGGGGAAAAAAATGCAGGTGAAATCGAAGAGGAAAATCAAGGCATATACTCACGAAATTTAAGAGGGCAAACCCTATATCTACCTTTGTTGATAATCCTTCTTGGTatctagggtcatattcttaacaaTCTAGTCACCCCAGGCACACACAACTGactagcctttcgtaggagttttggggcatcTCCAGGGATAGTTTTTGACCCTCCTTGATCTGTAACATGaaactaaaaacactcattagaacccgactgatact is drawn from Eriocheir sinensis breed Jianghai 21 chromosome 11, ASM2467909v1, whole genome shotgun sequence and contains these coding sequences:
- the LOC126996892 gene encoding hypoxanthine-guanine phosphoribosyltransferase-like, giving the protein MKQEYIKIADDYSGYALSNFCIPKHYEGDLENVLIPWGLIQDRTERLARDIFQDIKDEPLTALCVLKGGYRFYTDLLDKLTTLSRFHASVSVPLHVDFIRLKSYENDDSTGEIRVIGGDNLSNLRGRNVLVVEDIIDTGRTMSRLLDVLKQHQPKSIKVASLLVKRRPGSTGYRPDYCGFEVPDKFVVGYALDYNEYFRDLNHICVINEAGKMKYKIQENNHQ